Sequence from the Mycobacterium florentinum genome:
CGATCATCATGGCGGCCTCGATCATCATTATGGTGCCGTTGGTGATCATCTATGCGGTGGCGCAGCGCTCCTTTGTGCGCGGCATCGCCGTGACCGGGCTGGGTGGGTGAGTCGTGGCTTCGGTGAGCTGGGAGCAAGCGACTCGACAATTCCCGGGCACGGACCGCCCAGCCCTCGACGGTCTCGACTTGTTCGTCGCGGACGGCGAGTTCGTCGTTCTGGTCGGGCCCTCGGGATGTGGCAAGACGACCTCGTTGCGGATGGTGGCCGGATTGGAGACGCTGGACTCCGGGTGCGTCCGCATCGGTGAGCGCGACGTCACCCATGTCGACCCCAAGGATCGCGACGTGGCGATGGTGTTCCAGAACTACGCGCTGTACCCGCACATGACGGTCGCGCAGAATATGGGTTTCGCGTTGAAGATCGCGAAGACCTCGAAAGCCGAGATCTACGACCGGGTTCTCGCCGCGGCGAAATTGCTCGATCTGGAACCGTATCTGGATCGCAAACCCAAAGACCTCTCCGGTGGGCAACGCCAGCGGGTGGCGATGGGGCGCGCGATCGTGCGGCGCCCGCAGGTGTTCCTGATGGACGAGCCGTTGTCCAATCTCGACGCCAAACTGCGGGTGCAAACCCGCAATCAGATTGCGGCGCTGCAGCGACGGCTGGGGACGACGACCGTCTACGTCACCCACGACCAGGTCGAGGCCATGACGATGGGAGACCGTGTGGCAGTCCTGCGCGACGGCGTGCTGCAGCAGTTCGCGGCGCCACGCGAGCTGTACCGCAACCCGGCGAACGTGTTCGTTGCCGGATTCATCGGATCGCCGGCAATGAACCTGTTCACCTTGCCAATCGTGGATTCGGCTGTGTCACTGGGGGATTGGCCGATCCAGCTACCGCGTGAGATCGCCGGCCATGCCAGCCAGATCGTGGTCGGGGTCCGGCCCGAGCACTTCGAGCTGGGCGGCCTCGGCGTCGAGATGGAGGTCGACGTCGTCGAGGAGCTCGGCGCCGACGCGTACCTGTATGGCCGAATCACCGACTCCGCGAAGGGAATCGACCAGGACGTCGTTGCCCGCGCCGACGGGCGCAATCCGCCGCAGAAGGGCAGTCGGGTGCGGCTGCACCCGGAAGTCGGGCACGTGCATTTCTTCGGGGTCGACGGCGAGCGGATCTCGTGAGCACCGCGCCCGGCGTCGGCCATCTTGATGGTAGGGGCCGGTGATGGATTCGGTCGATCTGGTCTGCGAGGGCGGCGGCGTTCGGGGTATCGGCCTGGTCGGTGCGGTCGACGCGCTGGCGGCGGCCGGTTACCGGTTTCCCCGGGTCGCCGGGACGAGCGCGGGCGCCATCGTCGCGTCGCTGGCGGCCGCCCTGCAGGCGGCAGGCGAACCGCTGACCCGGCTCGCCGAGATCATGCGTTCTCTCGACTATCGAAAGTTCTTGGACCGCAACCTGATCGGGCACGTGCCGCTGATCGGCGGGGGGCTGTCACTGCTGGTTTCGGATGGAGTCTATCGCGGTGCCTATCTCGAACACCTGCTGGCCGGATTGCTCGGCGACCTGGGGGTGCGGACCTTCGGCGACCTGCGCACCGGTGAGGAGCCCGAACAGTTCGCGTGGTCGCTGGTCGTCACCGCCAGCGATCTGTCCCGGCGCCGGCTGGTGCGCATCCCGTGGGACCTCGACTCCTATGGAATCGACCCGGACGAATTTCCGGTGGCACGCGCGGTGCACGCATCGGCGGCGATTCCCTACGTGTTCGAGCCGGTGCGAGTGGGCGGCGCCACCTGGGTCGACGGCGGGTTGTTGTCGAGCTTTCCGGTAGCGCTGTTCGACCGCGCCCAACCGCGGTGGCCGACGTTCGGGATCCGGCTCTCGGCGCGGCCGGGCATTCCGCCCACGCATCCGGTGCACGGGCCGGTTTCGTTGGGCATCGCTGCGATCGAGACCCTGGTGAGCAATCAGGACAATGCCTACATCGACGATCCATGTACGGTGCGACGAACCATTTTCGTGCCCGCGGACGAGGTGAGCCCGATCGACTTCGATATCACCGCCGACCAGCGCGACGCTCTCTACCAGCGCGGATTGCTCGCGGGCCAGGAATTTTTGAAGACGTGGAACTATGCCGACTATCTGAGGGCTTGCGGCGGGCCGGTCGCAGGGGATTAGCCCCGCGTGCACCCGATCGCGTCGAGTCGATGTTCGACGCGCTTGATGTCGTCGAGTGAGGGCATCGCGTTGGTGATCCGGAAGATTGCGACACCGACATCGACGGTGCCGATCGGAGCCGCTCCCCGGGCCATGAATTCGCTTGTAATAGTTGCGATCTCGTCGTCCGTTACCCGGCGGCACAGCAGCGCCGCGAGCGGCAGATAACCCCTCGACGGCATGCCGGTCGGGTAGCCGGCGCGCAGAAACGCGACAGCCCTCGACACCAGACCAGCCATCCCCATGACTCCACCTCGTTAACGACAGCATGTTAAGCGCTCTAAGTAAGGTAGCAGTGGCCTCGCGGTTCGTAGGTAGGGCAACGCAGTCCTTACGCAGATCGCCCCGATTTTTCCGGTCCATTAGCGCCCGCCGCCCCGTGGCACGGGCGCGCCGGTCACGAATTCTGGCCGTGCGTGTTCCTAGTATTGCCGCGTGACGGATCGCTACGGAACCGATGTCCTGGCCGCCGGTCGGCGCAAGCCGCGCTCGACCGAGCACCCCGCTGACCTGGGCCTCGTCGTCGAGGACGTCCAGACGGGCTACGTCGGTGCGGTCGTCCGGGTTGAGTACGGACGCATCGATCTGGAGGACCGGCATGGCCACGTCCGCGGCTTTCCGCTGGGTCCCGGCTATTTGCTGGAGGGCCGCCCGGTGATCCTCACCGAGCCGCACCGCTCGGCACCGGCCGCCGCGAGCCGCACTGCCTCGGGTTCCGTCGCGGTGCCGGGCGCCCGTGCCCGAGTCGCGCGTGCGAGCCGGATCTACGTCGAGGGCCGCCACGATGCGGAACTGATTGCGCAGGTCTGGGGCGAGGATCTGCGCATCGAGGGTGTTGTCGTCGAGCATCTCGGTGGCGTCGACGACCTGGTGGGCATCGTGACGGAGTTCGCTCCCGGTCCGGGGCGCCGGCTCGGTGTTCTCGTCGATCACCTCGTCGCGGGATCGAAAGAGGCGCGGATCGCCGAGGCGGTCCGCCGGGGACCCGGCGGGCCCGACACGCTGGTCGTCGGCCATCCCTACGTCGACATTTGGCAGGCGGTGAAGCCGCAGCGACTCGGACTGCCCGCCTGGCCCGAGGTGCCTCGGCACATCGAATGGAAACACGGCGCGTGCGAGGCACTTCGGTTGCCGCACGCCAGCCAGGCCGATATCGCCAGGGCGTGGCAGCGCATCCGGTCGCGGGTACGCGACTGGAACGACCTGGAACCCGCGCTGATCAGCAAGGTCGAAGAACTCATCGATTTCGTGACCGAGCCCGGCCGCTAGACGCATCCGACCGCGCGGGCAGAGCCAGCGCCGCGGAGCAGAGTAGGACCCCGCCCAGCGCGATCACGTTGAGGACGGCGTCGCGAGTGCCGTACATGTGCAGCATCTGCAGGTGATAGATCAGGTGCAGCAGGTTGAACGTCGTCCAGCTCACCGCGGTGACGATCCGCAGCGTCCGATCAGCCAGGTAGACGAGCGTCAGGGCACTCAACGCGGTCAGCGCCAGGTACATCCCACCGACGTCTTTGACGAGATGCTCGTTGTACGGGCCGAGGACGGGAAGCCACCTCATTCCCAATCCGGGAAAGGTGTTGTACCAGTTCAGCGGAGCGAAATACGCCCAGCTGCCGACGAACGCGCCGCTGAGCGTCAGCACAAAGAGGCACACACGGAAGAGGATGCGATTCATGACAGCTATGACGGTGCAGCGTCGGTAGATGTGACATCGGCCCGGCCGATGCCGGAGAAATCTCCATTGTCTGCGACATTCGCGAGACGATGGGGAAGAACCGCGGCTTAATCGCGGTCGAAAGTTAGGGTAGGCTAAGTCGAACGTCCCGATCCTCGGGATGGGAATCGGACGCATGCAGGGCGTATTCGGCGTTTTCCTCGGCGCGTTCCTTATCGGCCTGCGCGAAGGCCTGGAGGCGACGCTCATCGTGAGCATCGTCGCGGCCTTCCTCAAGCGAAACGCGCGGTCGACCCGTCCGATGTTCGCCGGTGTGGTCTTGGCAGTACTGATCAGTGTCGCGGTCGGCGTCGGATTGGATCTCTTCTCGGCGACGCTGCCCCAGGCCCAGCAGGAGATGATGGAGACGGTCATCAACGCCATCGCCGTGGTGTTTGTGACCTCGATGATCATCTGGATGAACCGCAATGCCATGCGGCTCAAGGGCGAACTCGAGCGTGAAGCCCAACAGGCGCTCAACCGTGGTGGTGCGCTGGCACTCGTGGTGATGGCGTTTCTCGCCGTCCTGAAGGAGGGCTTCGAGACGTCGGTGTTCCTGCTGGCGGCCGCGGAGACCTCGCACGGCAATCGGTGGATCGCCGTGCTGGGCGGCGCGCTGGGGATCGGGGCGGCGATCCTGCTCGGCATCGGTCTGTACTTCGGTGGCCTGAAGCTCAATCTCGGCCGCTTCTTCCGGGTGACCGGGGTGTTTCTCGTGCTGATCGCTGCCGGACTGGTGCTGGGTGCGCTGCGCACCGCACACGAGGCGGGCTGGGTGACCATCGGCCAGCAGCAGGTGCTCGACTTTTCGGCCTGGATACCCAGCCAATCCGTGCTGGGCGCGTTGCTCGCCGGTGTGTTCGGCATACCCACCGACCCACGCCTCATCGAGGTGCTGGGCTGGTTGCTGTACGCGGTGCCGGTGCTGGTCGTCTTCCTGTGGCCCTCGCGCCTTGCCGCGACACCCCGAACCCGCTGCCGGCTGCTGCTGGCCGCCTCGGCGGCGCTGGCCATTGTCGCGGCGGTGCTGGCCATCGCCGTTCCCGCCGGCGGCACCGCACCGGCCACGCGGACTCGGACCGTCACCGACCGGGCCGGCCACACCGCGCAGGTGTCGATGACCACCGGGCCGCACGGACGCGAGCTGACCGTCGTCTCCGCGGGAACGTCGACCGTGCACAGCATCCCGCTGATCCCGGCCGGCGACCAGACCGTCGACGGCTTACCGCTACAGGAATGGCACGCGTCAGAGACCGCTGCGGATGGAGCACCGGCAGTCACGCTGGAGCAGTTGCTGAGTATGGCGGGGGGGCCGGCTGCCGGTCGGTCTCGCGGCCGGCCGCACTCCAGGGCCGTTTCTGGGGCAATGGACAACGACCACCGTGTATTCCGTGTTCACGCAGGGTGATTCCGTGGTCAGCGCGCAAGCGACGAGCAATCGCACGGCGCTGTTGAGCGGCGGCGGGCTGACCGGAGCCAAGACCGTCGGTCTGGGGGCGCTACCCACGGACTGGTCCACGTCCGGTGCCGAAGACCACTCGACTGCGGCCGCGATCGTCGCGAGCGACCGGAATCGTGGGGAGAGTCAGCTATGGCGGGTGTGGCTTCCGTTGGTACTGGCCTGCTTTGCGCTGGCTTGTGCCGCAGGCGCCATAATCTCGATGCGCGGCGACGCGCGATCCGAACAGGAGAGGAAAACGAGTGATAGCGAATCGCACCGCCGGGGCAAGGTCGCGGTCTCGTGAATTCTGGCTGACTGCACCGGTTTTGGTCGCAATCACGGTGCTGGCCGCGACCGCCTGCAGCCACTCGAACGGCTCGTCGAGCCCGTCGAAATCTGGGCAAACCGGTCAACCCGGTGCGACCAAGGCGGTCAAGGTGACGATGGCCAACAGCGGCGGAAAGGACGGCTGCGCGCTCGACGCGACGAGCGTGCCGGCCGGGCCGGTGACCTTCACCGTCGTCAACACCAGCGCGCCGGGCATCACCGAGATGGAGCTGCTCCGGGATCAGCGCATCGTCGGGGAGAAGGAGAACCTCGCGCCCGGCCTGGATCCGGTGTCGTTCACCATCACCCTGGATGGCGGTTCGTATCAGCTGTACTGCCCCGGCGCGAGCGCCGAATATCAAACCCTGACGGTGACGGGCCAGGCCCCGGCCGGGCCGACGGGCACCGTGGCGAGCATCCTCACCCAGGGCACCAAGGACTATGCGACATACATCGTCACTCAGATCGGTCAGCTCGGTGACGGCGTGAAGGCACTCGATGCGGCGATCCAGTCGGGCAACCTCGACGGCGCCAAGGCGGCCTACGCCAAGGCCCGACTGTTCTACGAGCGCGCGGAATCGAGTGTCGAGGGTTTCGTCCTGCCGGGCTTCGCAGTCGGCGACAACGCCGGCAGCCTGGACTACTTGATCGACATGCGTGCGTCGACTCCGGTCGATGCGAAAGTCGGCTGGAAGGGCTTCCACGCCATCGAGCGCGACCTCTGGCAAGGCGGCGCGATAACTCCGGGTACCAGAGCTCTGAGCACCGAATTGGTGGCTAACGTAGGCAAATTGAGCACCGTGGTCGCCGGCCTGCAATACAAGCCGGAGGATCTGGCCAACGGCGCGGCCGATTTGATCGAAGAGGTGCAAAACACCAAGATCACCGGCGAGGAAGAGGCGTTCAGTCATATTGACCTGGTCGATTTTTCCGGCAATGTCGAAGGCGCCCAACAGGCTTACGCGTCGCTGCGGCCGGGGCTGGAGAAGATCGACGCCAATCTGGTCAACCAGATCGATCAGCAGTTCCGGGCGGTACTGAACGTTCTGGACGGCTATCGCGACCCGGCAGCGCTGGGCGGCTACCGGACCTACACTCCCGCGCTGCAGGCCAGCGATGCACCGAAACTGACCGCCGTGATTCAGCCACTGCACCAGAGCCTGTCCACCGTCGCTCAAAAAGTGGTCTCAACCAACTGACCATGGCTGACGACGAGCTGGCCGAACCCGCCGACGGCGCCGAGACGCCGGCCGATGCCGCATCGGTATCGCGGCGCCGGATGCTCGGCGGCGCGATGCTGGCCGGCCTTACCGGGACCGCGGTCGGTGCCGTCGGTGGCGGCTTCGCCGGTTATGCGTCCGCGACCGCGCATCACGGCGGCTCAGGTGATGGTGACGACACCGTGGACATGCGTCGTAGCTATCCCTTCTACGGCCAGGTCCATCAGGGCGGAATCGCCACGCTCCCACAGCGTTACGCCGTCTTCATGTCGTTTTCGCTGGCTCCGGCGGCC
This genomic interval carries:
- the efeO gene encoding iron uptake system protein EfeO, with the translated sequence MLAATACSHSNGSSSPSKSGQTGQPGATKAVKVTMANSGGKDGCALDATSVPAGPVTFTVVNTSAPGITEMELLRDQRIVGEKENLAPGLDPVSFTITLDGGSYQLYCPGASAEYQTLTVTGQAPAGPTGTVASILTQGTKDYATYIVTQIGQLGDGVKALDAAIQSGNLDGAKAAYAKARLFYERAESSVEGFVLPGFAVGDNAGSLDYLIDMRASTPVDAKVGWKGFHAIERDLWQGGAITPGTRALSTELVANVGKLSTVVAGLQYKPEDLANGAADLIEEVQNTKITGEEEAFSHIDLVDFSGNVEGAQQAYASLRPGLEKIDANLVNQIDQQFRAVLNVLDGYRDPAALGGYRTYTPALQASDAPKLTAVIQPLHQSLSTVAQKVVSTN
- a CDS encoding patatin-like phospholipase family protein; this encodes MDSVDLVCEGGGVRGIGLVGAVDALAAAGYRFPRVAGTSAGAIVASLAAALQAAGEPLTRLAEIMRSLDYRKFLDRNLIGHVPLIGGGLSLLVSDGVYRGAYLEHLLAGLLGDLGVRTFGDLRTGEEPEQFAWSLVVTASDLSRRRLVRIPWDLDSYGIDPDEFPVARAVHASAAIPYVFEPVRVGGATWVDGGLLSSFPVALFDRAQPRWPTFGIRLSARPGIPPTHPVHGPVSLGIAAIETLVSNQDNAYIDDPCTVRRTIFVPADEVSPIDFDITADQRDALYQRGLLAGQEFLKTWNYADYLRACGGPVAGD
- a CDS encoding DUF3349 domain-containing protein gives rise to the protein MGMAGLVSRAVAFLRAGYPTGMPSRGYLPLAALLCRRVTDDEIATITSEFMARGAAPIGTVDVGVAIFRITNAMPSLDDIKRVEHRLDAIGCTRG
- a CDS encoding ABC transporter ATP-binding protein, with the protein product MASVSWEQATRQFPGTDRPALDGLDLFVADGEFVVLVGPSGCGKTTSLRMVAGLETLDSGCVRIGERDVTHVDPKDRDVAMVFQNYALYPHMTVAQNMGFALKIAKTSKAEIYDRVLAAAKLLDLEPYLDRKPKDLSGGQRQRVAMGRAIVRRPQVFLMDEPLSNLDAKLRVQTRNQIAALQRRLGTTTVYVTHDQVEAMTMGDRVAVLRDGVLQQFAAPRELYRNPANVFVAGFIGSPAMNLFTLPIVDSAVSLGDWPIQLPREIAGHASQIVVGVRPEHFELGGLGVEMEVDVVEELGADAYLYGRITDSAKGIDQDVVARADGRNPPQKGSRVRLHPEVGHVHFFGVDGERIS
- a CDS encoding DUF3097 domain-containing protein; the protein is MTDRYGTDVLAAGRRKPRSTEHPADLGLVVEDVQTGYVGAVVRVEYGRIDLEDRHGHVRGFPLGPGYLLEGRPVILTEPHRSAPAAASRTASGSVAVPGARARVARASRIYVEGRHDAELIAQVWGEDLRIEGVVVEHLGGVDDLVGIVTEFAPGPGRRLGVLVDHLVAGSKEARIAEAVRRGPGGPDTLVVGHPYVDIWQAVKPQRLGLPAWPEVPRHIEWKHGACEALRLPHASQADIARAWQRIRSRVRDWNDLEPALISKVEELIDFVTEPGR